In Longimicrobiales bacterium, the following are encoded in one genomic region:
- a CDS encoding dipeptidase, producing the protein MQNNGAVAQYIDANRERFRDELFDFLRIPSVSARSEHNADTRKAAEWLMQKMQEAGLETKLHETAGHPILVGEWRGAGAGAPTVLIYGHYDVQPPEPLDLWTSPPFEPEIRDGRLYARGSVDDKGQLYLHVKAIEAHLKANGRLPVNVVMLAEGEEEVGSEHLMPFVEEHAKLLKPDAVVISDSSMFAPGMPSIGASLRGLAYFEIRVRGARGDLHSGSYGGAVANPATALARIIASFHDDDGRILIDGFHDDVRAAPEFVEQIRTLPFDEKEYIAETGVPELTGEKGYTTYERLWIRPTCEVNGLLSGYTGEGSKTVLPAYAMAKVSCRLVPDQDPKKIEKLFQQHVKKVAPKGVTVEVLVLHGGRPWRAKLEGRLYEAGARALRDAFGRDVIYAGEGGSIPIVSEFERVLGAPALLMGFGLPGENAHAPDEWMSVENFEKGTHASARLLEELA; encoded by the coding sequence ATTCCCAGCGTCAGCGCGCGTAGTGAGCACAACGCTGACACTCGCAAGGCGGCGGAATGGCTGATGCAGAAGATGCAGGAGGCCGGGCTAGAGACGAAGCTGCACGAGACCGCCGGCCATCCGATCCTCGTCGGCGAGTGGCGCGGAGCCGGCGCCGGCGCGCCCACCGTTCTCATCTACGGCCATTACGACGTGCAGCCGCCCGAGCCGCTCGATCTGTGGACGAGTCCGCCGTTCGAGCCGGAGATCCGGGACGGCCGCCTCTACGCGCGCGGCTCGGTCGACGACAAGGGCCAGCTCTACCTGCACGTGAAGGCCATCGAGGCTCATCTCAAGGCGAACGGTAGGCTGCCCGTCAACGTGGTCATGCTGGCGGAAGGTGAGGAGGAGGTCGGCAGCGAGCACCTGATGCCGTTCGTCGAGGAGCACGCGAAGCTGCTCAAGCCTGACGCCGTCGTGATTTCCGACAGCTCGATGTTTGCGCCCGGCATGCCCAGCATCGGTGCCTCACTCCGCGGCCTCGCCTACTTCGAGATCCGCGTGCGCGGCGCACGCGGCGACCTCCATTCCGGCAGCTACGGCGGTGCCGTCGCGAATCCCGCCACTGCACTCGCCCGCATCATCGCCAGCTTTCACGATGATGACGGCCGGATCCTCATCGACGGCTTCCATGATGATGTGCGCGCCGCACCCGAGTTCGTGGAACAGATCAGGACACTGCCGTTCGACGAGAAGGAGTACATCGCAGAAACGGGAGTTCCGGAGCTGACGGGCGAGAAGGGATACACAACCTACGAGCGCCTGTGGATCCGCCCCACGTGCGAGGTGAACGGGCTGCTGTCCGGCTATACCGGTGAAGGCTCCAAGACCGTTCTGCCCGCGTATGCGATGGCGAAGGTCAGCTGCCGGCTGGTACCCGACCAGGATCCGAAGAAGATCGAGAAGCTGTTCCAGCAGCACGTGAAGAAGGTCGCTCCCAAGGGTGTGACCGTGGAGGTACTCGTGCTGCACGGCGGCAGGCCGTGGCGCGCGAAGCTCGAGGGCCGCCTGTATGAGGCGGGGGCGCGCGCCCTGCGTGACGCGTTCGGCCGTGACGTCATCTATGCCGGCGAGGGTGGCTCCATCCCGATCGTGTCGGAGTTCGAGCGCGTCCTCGGCGCGCCCGCGCTGCTCATGGGCTTCGGACTTCCCGGAGAGAACGCACATGCACCGGACGAATGGATGAGCGTCGAGAATTTCGAGAAGGGCACGCACGCATCGGCGCGCCTGCTCGAGGAGCTCGCATGA
- a CDS encoding lytic transglycosylase domain-containing protein: MTLFRRSYSPDRDERAGIFEDLELLLRRIRAVGLMAPLLLVVGFGVGSVTTEGLEAPESAPRLAAEAPAPRVHLEVLSRHMERLQDRGSQTEDWVALYQDHVAPVEAVLRRRGVSEATARQVAWPLVQHSYRRGLDPAFVLSVVLIESGGKPRATSFVGARGLMQVMPLWSGHWRNCGADLYDIEANLCNGTSILAWYLSRNPGDENKALLGYNGCVRGTNTPNCFTYPQKVARLKHQVQREMNVARQQRRPGGAASR; this comes from the coding sequence ATGACGCTATTCAGACGATCGTATTCTCCGGATCGCGATGAGCGAGCGGGGATATTCGAGGATCTCGAGCTGCTGCTGCGGCGCATCCGTGCTGTCGGACTGATGGCGCCGCTGCTGCTGGTGGTGGGCTTCGGTGTCGGAAGCGTGACCACCGAAGGGCTGGAGGCGCCGGAGAGCGCGCCGCGGCTGGCGGCGGAAGCGCCAGCGCCGCGGGTGCATCTGGAGGTGCTGAGCAGGCACATGGAGCGGCTTCAGGACCGCGGGTCGCAGACGGAAGACTGGGTGGCACTATACCAGGACCACGTAGCGCCGGTGGAAGCGGTGCTGCGCCGTCGCGGAGTGAGCGAAGCGACTGCACGTCAGGTCGCGTGGCCGCTGGTACAGCATTCATACAGGCGTGGTCTGGACCCCGCGTTCGTGCTGTCGGTCGTACTGATCGAGAGCGGCGGCAAGCCGCGTGCGACGAGCTTCGTTGGCGCGCGCGGTCTGATGCAGGTGATGCCGCTGTGGTCCGGTCACTGGCGCAACTGCGGCGCCGACCTGTACGACATTGAGGCGAACCTGTGCAATGGTACGAGCATTCTCGCCTGGTACCTGAGTCGCAACCCGGGCGATGAGAACAAGGCTCTGCTCGGCTACAACGGCTGCGTGCGCGGCACGAACACGCCAAACTGCTTCACGTATCCACAGAAGGTCGCGCGGCTGAAGCACCAGGTGCAGCGTGAGATGAACGTCGCTCGCCAGCAGCGCCGGCCGGGAGGCGCGGCGTCGCGCTGA
- a CDS encoding DUF192 domain-containing protein, which translates to MMVKRTMRLALAALVIAACGDSDEPAVQDGPPATTSAPAAPVAVSFDTATLMFVTSTDTTLMTAEVAARADQRAFGLMDRDELGADDGMIFLYDEAQSGDTGFWMYRTRIPLDIAYFDGAGRIVAIQQMMPCTSLDPARCTGYAAGVPFFGAVEANRGYYVRNGIRVGDRVVLPGRIGG; encoded by the coding sequence ATGATGGTGAAGCGCACCATGCGGCTCGCGCTTGCCGCACTCGTCATCGCCGCGTGCGGCGACAGCGACGAGCCGGCCGTGCAGGACGGCCCCCCTGCAACCACCTCCGCTCCCGCCGCACCGGTCGCAGTGAGCTTCGATACTGCGACGCTGATGTTCGTCACGTCCACCGACACCACCCTGATGACAGCGGAAGTGGCGGCACGTGCGGACCAGCGCGCCTTCGGTCTGATGGATCGCGATGAGCTGGGCGCCGATGACGGCATGATCTTCCTCTACGACGAGGCCCAGAGCGGTGATACCGGATTCTGGATGTATCGCACCAGGATTCCGCTCGATATTGCGTACTTCGATGGCGCGGGCAGGATCGTCGCCATTCAGCAGATGATGCCGTGTACCAGTCTCGACCCCGCCCGCTGCACGGGCTACGCCGCTGGTGTGCCGTTCTTCGGGGCCGTGGAGGCGAACCGCGGCTATTACGTGCGCAACGGCATCCGTGTCGGCGACCGCGTGGTGCTCCCCGGCCGCATCGGCGGCTGA
- the hslO gene encoding Hsp33 family molecular chaperone HslO, with amino-acid sequence MKRDYLVRATAHGGLVRAFAIDATGVVEELKRRHDTIPVVTAAIGRLSTGALLFGAMLKEPDQLITVRIQGDGPAGTLLASANGSGGVRGLVANPQPDVEQSRNGKLNVRGAVGTAGQITVTKDLGMGQPYIGTVEIVSGEVGEDLAHYLAVSEQIPSAVGIGVFVNADGSVDAAGGYLVQLLPGVTDTDAERIENVIRELPHPTTMLRAGESPEQILARIFGDEHQVLERRDVRFHCPCSVDRAERAIMMLGAEAVAGLIDEGAERGGAEVTCEFCTERYLVPIASLHEILRGLED; translated from the coding sequence ATGAAGCGTGACTACCTGGTACGCGCGACGGCCCACGGAGGCCTGGTCCGCGCATTCGCCATCGATGCCACCGGCGTCGTCGAGGAGCTGAAGCGCAGGCACGACACCATCCCGGTCGTCACCGCCGCCATCGGCCGACTCTCCACCGGCGCGCTCCTGTTCGGCGCGATGCTCAAGGAGCCGGACCAGCTCATCACCGTGCGCATCCAGGGCGACGGCCCCGCCGGCACCCTCCTCGCCTCCGCCAATGGCAGCGGCGGTGTACGCGGTCTCGTCGCCAACCCCCAGCCCGACGTGGAGCAGAGCCGCAACGGCAAGCTGAACGTGCGCGGCGCCGTCGGCACTGCCGGCCAGATCACCGTGACGAAGGACCTCGGTATGGGTCAGCCCTATATCGGGACCGTAGAGATCGTATCCGGCGAAGTCGGCGAGGACCTCGCCCATTACCTCGCCGTCAGCGAGCAGATCCCGTCCGCCGTCGGCATCGGCGTGTTCGTCAATGCCGATGGCTCCGTCGACGCCGCCGGCGGCTACCTCGTCCAGCTCCTGCCCGGCGTCACCGACACCGACGCGGAGCGAATCGAGAACGTCATACGCGAGCTCCCGCACCCCACTACCATGCTTCGCGCCGGGGAATCGCCCGAGCAGATCCTCGCCCGCATCTTCGGCGACGAGCACCAGGTACTGGAGCGACGCGACGTCCGCTTCCATTGCCCGTGCTCCGTCGATCGTGCAGAACGCGCCATCATGATGCTCGGCGCCGAGGCCGTGGCCGGCCTCATCGACGAGGGGGCCGAACGCGGGGGCGCTGAAGTCACCTGCGAGTTCTGTACTGAACGATATCTGGTGCCCATCGCGTCGCTGCACGAGATCCTCCGCGGCCTGGAGGATTGA